From Haloarcula hispanica ATCC 33960, the proteins below share one genomic window:
- a CDS encoding cupin domain-containing protein produces the protein MTLNRLSEFDAEPEEGEVIDGELAVTDDVLVKAFALGPDATIDPHEHDDATNVFHVVRGEVTVQQEDREEAIAAPGVVLNERGQAHGAHNHTDGVVVLTASLCPLPGQ, from the coding sequence ATGACGCTCAACCGCCTGTCCGAGTTCGACGCCGAACCGGAAGAGGGTGAAGTCATCGACGGGGAACTGGCAGTGACCGACGACGTGCTGGTGAAGGCGTTCGCGCTGGGGCCGGACGCGACAATCGACCCGCACGAACACGACGACGCGACAAACGTGTTCCACGTCGTCCGTGGCGAGGTGACGGTCCAGCAGGAGGATAGAGAGGAAGCCATCGCCGCGCCGGGGGTCGTGCTGAACGAGCGGGGGCAGGCCCACGGCGCGCACAATCACACCGATGGCGTCGTCGTGCTGACCGCGAGCCTCTGTCCCTTGCCGGGACAGTAA
- a CDS encoding MoaD/ThiS family protein, which yields MSSETVERQSSAPDLTTVEVRCTGHVRRVVGEPALSYTFEGNTLRDFLDAFFQEYDVGDMLIAETEADATTEGWAPEMADLPGDWAKNPEGEQTRCYARVAVNGEFNEHLDGLDTELEAGDRVGLMFPFIFCC from the coding sequence ATGAGCAGTGAGACAGTAGAGCGACAGTCGTCGGCACCGGACCTGACCACTGTCGAGGTCAGGTGTACCGGCCACGTCCGCCGGGTCGTCGGCGAACCGGCGCTGTCATACACGTTCGAAGGGAACACGCTACGTGACTTCCTCGACGCGTTCTTTCAGGAGTACGACGTGGGCGATATGCTCATCGCGGAGACCGAAGCCGACGCCACCACCGAGGGTTGGGCCCCGGAGATGGCGGACTTGCCGGGCGACTGGGCGAAAAACCCCGAAGGCGAGCAGACCAGATGCTACGCGCGAGTGGCGGTCAACGGCGAGTTCAACGAACACCTCGATGGACTGGACACTGAACTGGAAGCCGGCGACCGTGTCGGGCTGATGTTCCCGTTCATCTTCTGCTGCTGA
- a CDS encoding C-terminal binding protein has translation MERVVASDDPMIAVDRLRAALDADVVVAETDDEDAVRDAAAGAAALVVDVNTPVTAAVLDALDDLQIVARAGVGIDNIDVSAAADNGVAVTNVPEYCTDEVATHTVTLLLDCVRTLTAYDRDVRDGGWGWERTRPVHRVRDQTLGLVSFGPIARRVRDQLRGFDIDVIAYDPYVDAEEMAEADVEKVTLETLYERADYVSLHAPLTESTAEMIDADALAAMRDHAVLVNTGRGGLVDEGALRAALDDGTIAAAGLDVLAEEPPTADHPLVGLDNCIVTPHAAWYSEEARDDLNAAVAANVEAALAGETPSNRIDPETDWL, from the coding sequence ATGGAACGTGTGGTCGCAAGCGATGACCCGATGATAGCTGTCGACCGACTGCGGGCGGCACTCGACGCCGATGTCGTTGTCGCGGAGACAGACGACGAGGACGCGGTCCGGGACGCTGCCGCCGGTGCAGCGGCGCTCGTTGTGGACGTGAACACGCCGGTCACCGCCGCGGTGCTCGACGCGCTGGACGACCTCCAGATCGTCGCGCGAGCGGGCGTCGGTATCGACAACATCGACGTGTCCGCGGCAGCGGACAACGGCGTAGCCGTCACGAACGTCCCCGAGTACTGCACGGATGAGGTCGCGACCCACACGGTGACGCTCCTGCTCGACTGCGTTCGGACACTCACGGCCTACGACCGCGACGTTCGCGACGGCGGGTGGGGCTGGGAGCGGACCCGACCGGTACACCGCGTCCGCGACCAGACGCTCGGTCTCGTTTCCTTCGGCCCCATCGCGAGACGAGTGCGCGACCAACTGCGGGGGTTCGACATCGACGTCATCGCCTACGACCCGTACGTCGACGCCGAGGAGATGGCCGAAGCCGATGTCGAGAAGGTCACGCTTGAGACGCTGTACGAGCGGGCCGACTACGTCTCTCTCCACGCGCCGTTGACCGAGAGTACGGCGGAGATGATAGACGCTGACGCGCTCGCGGCAATGCGCGACCACGCCGTCCTCGTCAACACCGGCCGCGGCGGCCTCGTCGACGAGGGAGCGCTTCGGGCGGCGCTGGACGACGGGACGATTGCGGCCGCCGGCCTCGACGTGCTGGCCGAGGAACCGCCGACGGCGGACCACCCGCTGGTCGGCCTTGACAACTGCATCGTTACGCCTCACGCGGCCTGGTACTCCGAGGAAGCCCGCGACGATCTCAACGCCGCCGTCGCCGCGAACGTCGAGGCCGCGCTGGCCGGTGAGACGCCATCGAACCGGATCGACCCCGAGACGGACTGGCTGTAA
- a CDS encoding ubiquitin-like small modifier protein 1 — MQIELRFFANFREAVGQKTVQREYENGLLAGDVLRQLSEEFTEMDLFEDGELREYLTILRNGTDIAHLDGLETALEDGDELSVFPPVAGG, encoded by the coding sequence ATGCAAATCGAGCTGCGGTTTTTCGCTAACTTCCGGGAAGCCGTCGGACAGAAGACGGTTCAGCGCGAGTACGAGAACGGCCTCCTGGCGGGTGACGTGCTCCGACAGCTCTCCGAGGAGTTCACCGAGATGGACCTGTTCGAGGACGGCGAACTGCGGGAGTACCTGACGATTCTCCGGAACGGAACGGATATTGCCCATCTCGACGGGCTAGAGACCGCGCTGGAGGACGGGGACGAACTCAGCGTGTTCCCGCCAGTCGCCGGGGGGTAG
- a CDS encoding transcription initiation factor IIB — MTTRSIYSPDERDESADEQAESEASTGHACPDCGGSLVTDDSRGETVCEACGLVVDEDEIDHGPEWRAFDSQERDNKRRVGAPTTEMKHDKGLSTNIGWQNKDAYGNSLSTRQREKMQRLRTWDERFRTRDHAERNLKQALGEIDRMGSALGVPESARETASVIYRRALDEGMLPGRSIEGMATAALYAAIRQSNLPQTLDDMAVVSRVDEMEFTRAYRYLNRELSLQVGPPDPATYLSKFISELDADDALERQARALIEAGKEANVHSGKSPVGLAAAAIYAAGLLLGEEMTQETVSEATDISTVTIRERYRELLEAEAELDDSAVDATSGAESGASA, encoded by the coding sequence ATGACGACACGCAGCATCTATTCCCCCGACGAACGCGATGAAAGTGCGGACGAACAGGCCGAGTCCGAGGCGAGCACTGGCCACGCCTGCCCGGACTGTGGCGGAAGCCTCGTCACCGACGACAGTCGCGGCGAGACGGTCTGTGAAGCCTGCGGCCTCGTCGTCGACGAGGACGAGATCGACCACGGCCCGGAGTGGCGCGCCTTCGACAGCCAGGAGCGCGACAACAAGCGCCGCGTCGGTGCCCCGACGACGGAGATGAAACACGACAAGGGCCTCTCGACCAACATCGGCTGGCAGAACAAGGACGCCTACGGCAACTCCCTGTCGACGCGCCAGCGCGAGAAGATGCAGCGCCTGCGGACCTGGGACGAGCGGTTCCGCACCCGCGACCACGCCGAGCGCAACCTCAAGCAGGCGCTGGGCGAGATCGACCGAATGGGGAGCGCTCTCGGCGTCCCCGAGAGCGCCCGCGAGACGGCCAGCGTCATCTACCGCCGTGCCCTCGACGAGGGAATGTTGCCCGGTCGCTCCATCGAAGGGATGGCGACTGCCGCCCTGTACGCCGCAATCAGACAGTCGAACCTCCCACAGACGCTCGACGACATGGCCGTCGTCAGCCGCGTCGACGAGATGGAGTTCACCCGCGCGTACCGCTATCTCAACCGCGAACTCTCGCTGCAGGTCGGCCCGCCGGACCCCGCGACCTACCTCAGCAAGTTCATCTCCGAACTCGACGCCGACGACGCCCTCGAACGCCAGGCCCGCGCCCTCATCGAGGCGGGGAAGGAAGCGAACGTCCACAGCGGCAAGAGCCCCGTCGGCCTCGCCGCCGCGGCCATCTACGCCGCCGGCCTGCTGCTGGGCGAGGAGATGACCCAGGAAACCGTCAGCGAGGCCACGGACATCAGCACTGTGACCATCCGCGAGCGCTACCGCGAACTGCTGGAAGCCGAAGCGGAACTCGACGACAGCGCCGTCGACGCGACGAGCGGCGCTGAATCCGGTGCGAGCGCCTGA
- a CDS encoding HpcH/HpaI aldolase family protein, which translates to MAEPLPTNGLRKTVDSGGVALGVLDNTYSPTLVEFYGDLGVDFVWLDFEHGGPDPWDAATVENLLRAADGTGTELLVRLPDTAPTLVRKALDLGVKNVFLPRVETADEVREAVKSGRFRYDGDPGDRGLAAPRARRWGLGENYIEASDEETLVGTTIETKEAVENIDAILDVPELGFVFIGPFDLSVSLGHPGEVDHPEVQDAVETVRSAAVEAGVTVGGLGFGMDDVNEKAESGYQILHVGSTTGAVQNAVRGWLDDFEGDRS; encoded by the coding sequence ATGGCCGAACCACTGCCGACGAACGGACTCCGCAAAACGGTCGATAGCGGCGGCGTCGCGCTGGGCGTCCTCGACAACACATACAGCCCGACGCTGGTCGAATTCTACGGGGACCTCGGCGTCGACTTCGTCTGGCTCGACTTCGAACACGGCGGGCCGGACCCGTGGGACGCGGCGACCGTCGAGAATCTGCTGCGGGCGGCCGACGGCACCGGGACGGAGCTACTGGTCCGCCTGCCGGATACGGCTCCGACGCTGGTGCGGAAGGCGCTGGACCTTGGGGTCAAGAACGTCTTCCTGCCGCGGGTCGAAACCGCCGACGAAGTCAGGGAAGCCGTCAAATCAGGGCGGTTCCGGTACGACGGCGACCCGGGCGACCGGGGACTGGCCGCGCCCCGAGCGCGTCGCTGGGGCCTGGGCGAGAACTACATCGAGGCCTCGGACGAGGAGACGCTGGTCGGGACCACAATCGAGACGAAGGAGGCGGTGGAGAACATCGACGCGATTCTGGACGTGCCCGAGCTCGGCTTCGTGTTCATCGGGCCGTTCGACCTCTCCGTGTCGCTGGGTCACCCCGGCGAAGTCGACCACCCCGAGGTACAGGACGCGGTGGAGACGGTCCGCTCGGCGGCCGTCGAGGCGGGTGTCACCGTCGGCGGGCTCGGCTTCGGGATGGACGACGTAAACGAGAAGGCCGAATCGGGGTACCAGATACTGCACGTCGGGAGTACGACCGGCGCGGTACAGAACGCTGTGCGCGGATGGCTGGACGATTTCGAAGGGGACCGAAGCTAG
- a CDS encoding helix-turn-helix domain-containing protein produces the protein MREFIFTIDYERNVDPVMDVFIDYPETHSRTIACNVTRDGMWRLERVAGPETALEQLDDVYDDPVQCTECIGTRNCKTDWTYEVIGSDPGVRTVYSYRSEAGDCHSIPRLAIDHVGRGVLVETERRGSRCEWRLLLCSDAGVDGLFEEMESELREGLTVEFRQLSSPSYWVDEAVTLAELPPEQQAAVEAAVEHGYYRTPRDTSLTELAETLDVSRSTLQYRLQRAEAWIVRSFVTRSMGPVQADEDVAEGGRLRIGRSGV, from the coding sequence ATGCGAGAGTTCATCTTCACTATCGACTACGAACGGAACGTCGACCCCGTGATGGACGTGTTCATCGACTACCCGGAAACCCACTCCCGGACTATCGCGTGCAACGTCACGCGAGACGGGATGTGGCGGCTCGAACGGGTCGCCGGCCCGGAGACCGCCCTTGAACAGCTTGACGACGTGTACGACGACCCGGTCCAGTGTACCGAGTGCATCGGGACCCGCAACTGCAAGACCGACTGGACGTACGAGGTCATCGGCTCGGACCCCGGAGTCCGGACGGTGTACAGCTACCGGTCGGAAGCCGGTGACTGTCACTCGATTCCGCGGCTGGCCATCGACCACGTCGGCCGCGGTGTCCTCGTCGAGACCGAACGCCGCGGGAGCCGGTGTGAGTGGCGGCTGCTCCTGTGCAGCGACGCCGGCGTCGACGGACTGTTCGAGGAGATGGAATCCGAGCTCCGCGAGGGGCTCACCGTCGAGTTCCGGCAGCTTAGCTCGCCCTCGTACTGGGTCGACGAGGCCGTGACGCTGGCGGAGCTCCCGCCGGAGCAACAGGCCGCCGTCGAGGCCGCCGTCGAACACGGCTACTACCGGACGCCCCGGGATACTTCGCTCACCGAACTCGCCGAGACGCTCGACGTGTCGCGGTCGACGCTCCAGTACCGCCTCCAGCGGGCCGAAGCGTGGATCGTCCGGTCGTTCGTCACGCGGTCGATGGGGCCAGTTCAGGCCGACGAAGATGTCGCCGAGGGCGGACGCCTCCGCATCGGCCGCTCGGGCGTGTAA
- a CDS encoding class I SAM-dependent methyltransferase, whose translation MSVDGVPETVTAALADRQVEGQVCLEAGAGVGNTTAGLLAAGAKRVYAVTNDADHAATVRERVGDGNADRLVVVEADLRATPLVTDSVDLVTAHGLCNVLPPTALDAVAAELTRVAKPGGHLVVDDYAVPPADASVNRLFALENAAARAVDGRPALTFYPPAVLAAVFADHGWTVERKKTLLEPVPWTEAHLDAHAEVVRGYADDLPDVVGGPLAAMADDIAAAIGSERTGTMDSLGFRLVDV comes from the coding sequence CTGAGCGTGGACGGCGTTCCGGAGACGGTGACGGCCGCCCTCGCCGACCGGCAGGTCGAAGGCCAGGTCTGTCTTGAGGCGGGGGCCGGCGTCGGGAACACGACGGCCGGACTGCTGGCCGCGGGCGCGAAGCGGGTGTACGCGGTGACGAACGACGCCGATCACGCCGCGACGGTCCGCGAGCGCGTCGGCGACGGGAACGCCGACCGGCTTGTCGTCGTCGAGGCCGACCTCCGGGCGACGCCACTCGTGACGGATAGCGTCGACCTCGTCACCGCCCATGGACTCTGTAACGTCCTGCCACCGACTGCACTGGACGCCGTCGCGGCCGAACTGACGCGGGTCGCAAAACCCGGTGGCCACCTCGTTGTCGACGACTACGCGGTGCCGCCCGCCGATGCGTCTGTCAACCGACTGTTCGCGCTGGAAAACGCCGCTGCCAGAGCCGTCGACGGCCGGCCGGCGCTGACGTTCTACCCGCCCGCTGTGCTGGCCGCGGTGTTCGCCGACCACGGTTGGACTGTCGAGCGAAAGAAGACCTTGCTGGAGCCTGTGCCCTGGACCGAGGCGCATTTGGACGCCCACGCGGAGGTGGTGCGTGGGTACGCTGACGACCTTCCAGACGTAGTTGGGGGACCGCTGGCCGCGATGGCCGACGACATAGCTGCTGCTATCGGCTCCGAGCGAACCGGGACGATGGACAGTCTTGGATTCCGGCTAGTAGATGTGTAA
- a CDS encoding Brp/Blh family beta-carotene 15,15'-dioxygenase → MSRRTTVEPSVRYRVALVPGWIASLAVVAPFLAGVSIPPALQYAPLVVSAVLLGLPHGAVDHLAVARTRGKRPDWRAIARVFALYGVVGGTYAVAWFLAPAAAFVLFIAVTWFHWGQGDLYALRALADADHLRTLPQRIGTVLVRGGLPMLVPLLAFPEWYRRVATDLVSLFAPDAVAAIGWAFRTDVRTALALAYGALVVATLAVGFARADARRPWLLDAGETLGLLAYFALVPPVLAIGVYFCLWHSLRHVARLLLVDDDATAALENRDPTAALARFARDAAPLTAASLALLGGLYFLVPNPPGSVPEWVALYLVFIAVVTLPHVVVVSIMDREQGVWG, encoded by the coding sequence ATGAGCCGCCGCACCACCGTCGAGCCGTCGGTTCGCTACCGGGTCGCGCTGGTCCCCGGCTGGATCGCCAGCCTCGCCGTCGTTGCTCCGTTCCTCGCCGGGGTCTCGATACCGCCCGCGCTCCAGTACGCCCCGCTGGTCGTCAGTGCCGTTCTGCTCGGCCTCCCCCACGGTGCGGTCGACCACCTCGCGGTCGCACGCACCCGCGGAAAGCGCCCGGACTGGCGGGCTATCGCCCGCGTGTTCGCGCTCTACGGCGTCGTCGGCGGAACCTACGCCGTCGCCTGGTTCCTCGCGCCCGCGGCGGCGTTCGTCCTCTTCATCGCCGTGACGTGGTTCCACTGGGGGCAGGGCGACCTGTACGCGCTGCGTGCGCTGGCCGACGCCGACCACCTCCGAACCCTTCCGCAACGAATCGGAACCGTCCTCGTCCGCGGCGGCCTGCCGATGCTAGTCCCGCTGCTCGCGTTCCCGGAGTGGTACCGCCGCGTCGCGACGGACCTCGTCTCGCTGTTCGCGCCCGACGCCGTGGCCGCTATCGGCTGGGCGTTCCGGACCGACGTGCGGACCGCGCTCGCCCTCGCCTACGGCGCGCTCGTCGTGGCGACGCTGGCCGTCGGGTTCGCTCGCGCCGATGCCCGCCGGCCGTGGCTGCTCGACGCAGGTGAGACACTGGGCCTGCTCGCGTACTTCGCCCTCGTCCCGCCGGTGCTCGCCATCGGCGTGTACTTCTGTCTGTGGCACTCGCTGCGCCACGTCGCCCGCCTCCTGCTGGTCGACGACGACGCCACTGCCGCGCTCGAAAACCGCGACCCGACAGCTGCCCTGGCGCGGTTCGCTCGCGACGCCGCACCGCTGACCGCCGCTTCGCTCGCCCTGCTCGGCGGGCTGTACTTCCTCGTCCCAAACCCGCCGGGGTCCGTTCCGGAGTGGGTCGCGCTGTATCTGGTGTTTATCGCCGTCGTCACACTCCCCCACGTCGTGGTCGTTAGTATCATGGACCGCGAACAGGGTGTCTGGGGGTAG
- a CDS encoding 50S ribosomal protein L15e translates to MARSAYSYIRDAWKNPGDGQLAELQWQRQQEWRDEGAVERIERPTRLDKARSQGYKAKQGVVVARVSVRKGGARKRRHKAGRRSKRQGVTRITRRKDIQRVAEERASRTFPNLRVLNSYSVGQDGRQKWHEVILIDPNHPAIQNDDDLSWICADDQADRVFRGLTGAGRRNRGLSGKGKGSEKTRPSLRSNRGKGK, encoded by the coding sequence ATGGCACGAAGCGCATATTCGTACATTCGAGACGCCTGGAAGAACCCGGGCGACGGACAGCTCGCAGAACTACAGTGGCAGCGCCAGCAGGAGTGGCGCGACGAAGGGGCCGTCGAGCGCATCGAGCGCCCGACCCGCCTCGACAAGGCCCGCTCGCAAGGCTACAAGGCGAAACAGGGCGTCGTCGTCGCCCGCGTCTCCGTCCGCAAGGGCGGCGCACGCAAGCGCCGACACAAGGCCGGTCGCCGGTCCAAGCGCCAGGGCGTCACGCGCATCACCCGCCGGAAGGACATCCAGCGCGTCGCCGAGGAACGCGCCTCCCGCACCTTCCCGAACCTGCGCGTGCTCAACAGCTACTCCGTCGGCCAGGACGGCCGACAGAAGTGGCACGAGGTCATCCTCATCGACCCGAACCACCCGGCCATCCAGAACGACGACGACCTGTCGTGGATCTGTGCCGACGACCAGGCCGACCGCGTCTTCCGCGGCCTGACCGGTGCCGGCCGCCGCAACCGCGGCCTCAGCGGTAAGGGCAAAGGGAGCGAGAAGACCCGCCCATCGCTGCGCAGCAACCGCGGCAAGGGCAAATAG
- a CDS encoding lycopene cyclase domain-containing protein, protein MLPTLTYLQFHALFVVPVVAGLALTATYRLGNRRDVLTGTAILAGLALVYTTPWDGALIRRGVWWYGDGAVLVRFWSIPLGEYLFFVLQTAMVGLWVARFRVDTERQLATPMRTRLVGLAAALVVVLSGLVLLRSDSGLYLGSLLVWSGPILAIQWAFGWQFLAKEWRTVGGATLVPAAYLCGIDSVAIRLGVWTLSKQYTTGYTIPLLDLPIEEAVFFFLTTLFVVQGVVLYIWLRDRWE, encoded by the coding sequence ATGTTGCCTACGCTCACGTATCTCCAGTTCCACGCCCTGTTCGTGGTGCCGGTCGTGGCTGGATTGGCACTGACGGCGACATACCGCCTCGGGAACCGCCGGGACGTCCTTACAGGGACGGCAATCCTTGCAGGCCTGGCGCTCGTCTACACGACGCCGTGGGACGGCGCGCTCATTCGACGCGGCGTCTGGTGGTACGGCGACGGCGCCGTACTGGTGCGGTTCTGGTCGATTCCCCTCGGCGAGTACCTCTTTTTCGTCTTGCAGACCGCGATGGTCGGGCTGTGGGTGGCCCGGTTTCGGGTGGACACTGAGCGCCAGCTAGCCACGCCGATGCGGACGCGGCTCGTTGGACTCGCCGCTGCGCTCGTCGTCGTTCTGTCCGGCCTCGTGCTCCTGCGCTCCGACTCGGGACTGTACCTCGGGTCGCTGCTGGTCTGGAGCGGGCCGATTCTCGCCATTCAGTGGGCCTTCGGCTGGCAGTTCCTCGCCAAGGAGTGGCGGACCGTCGGCGGCGCGACACTGGTTCCGGCGGCCTATCTCTGCGGTATCGACAGCGTCGCCATCCGACTCGGCGTCTGGACCCTCTCGAAACAGTACACGACCGGCTACACGATTCCCCTGCTCGACCTGCCCATCGAGGAGGCGGTGTTCTTCTTCCTGACGACGCTGTTCGTCGTGCAGGGAGTCGTGCTCTACATCTGGCTTCGGGACAGATGGGAATGA
- a CDS encoding aldehyde ferredoxin oxidoreductase family protein gives MTDLGGFQDHVARIDLGDGDVAYEGIDEEDAKKYIGARGLGVKYVFDQGPDVDPLGPDNLLAFMNGPLTGTQVTMSGRIAICTKSPLTGTVTDSHHGGWSGARLKWSGFDGLLFEGQADEPVYALVEDGEVELRDASHLWGQGVHDTIDDLEGEIEGGSLGKNLSVMAIGQGGENEVKYACIINEDDRASGRGGTGCVMGNKNLKAVVVKSSTRMPKPKDQETFQEGHKQAMQVIQESDVTAPNEGGLSMYGTNVLMNLTEEMDGLPTKNAKYSSTRSYSDAEGDGERIMDSENVSGENVRENILVDEPTCHSCPVACKKEVEVQAMHKGEEMNVRTESYEYESAWALGPNSGHVERDKIAVMLDRCNDVGVDTIDVGNTMAMAMEMTEEGKLDELGDGLDWGDAETMIDMIEMIAHRETELADHLAEGPDHLAEEFDAHTNSLAVKGQTMAAYDPRCMKGMAIGYATSNRGACHLRGYTPAAEILGIPEKVDPREWEGKGELCATFQDLHAISDSFDICKFNAFAEGIEEYVLQYNGMTGLDVSEEELMEAGERVYNLERYYNNLAGFDGSDDDLPNRFVEGDEHAMPAQGGSEGELAELSKMKDEYYEVRDWENGVVPDEKLDELGIDIGPGTGVSSGGAAAPSDD, from the coding sequence ATGACAGACCTTGGTGGCTTTCAGGACCATGTGGCGCGAATCGACCTCGGGGACGGGGACGTAGCCTACGAAGGTATCGACGAGGAAGACGCGAAAAAGTACATCGGTGCACGCGGGCTCGGCGTGAAGTACGTCTTCGATCAGGGACCGGACGTGGACCCGCTGGGTCCGGACAACCTGCTGGCGTTCATGAACGGGCCGCTGACGGGGACACAGGTGACGATGAGCGGCCGTATCGCCATCTGTACGAAATCGCCGCTGACGGGGACGGTCACTGATTCCCACCACGGCGGCTGGTCCGGAGCGCGGCTGAAATGGTCGGGCTTCGACGGACTGCTGTTCGAGGGCCAGGCCGACGAGCCGGTGTATGCGCTCGTTGAAGACGGCGAAGTGGAACTGCGCGACGCCTCGCACCTCTGGGGGCAGGGCGTCCACGACACCATCGACGACCTCGAAGGCGAGATCGAGGGCGGCTCGCTGGGCAAGAACCTCTCGGTGATGGCCATCGGACAGGGCGGTGAAAACGAGGTCAAGTACGCCTGTATCATCAACGAGGACGACCGCGCGTCGGGCCGCGGCGGCACCGGCTGCGTGATGGGCAACAAGAACCTCAAAGCCGTCGTCGTCAAGTCCAGCACCCGGATGCCCAAGCCGAAGGATCAGGAGACGTTCCAGGAGGGTCACAAGCAGGCGATGCAGGTCATCCAGGAGTCCGACGTGACCGCACCCAACGAGGGCGGACTCTCGATGTACGGCACGAACGTCCTGATGAACCTCACCGAAGAGATGGACGGCCTCCCGACGAAGAACGCGAAGTACTCTTCGACGCGCTCGTACTCGGACGCCGAAGGCGACGGCGAGCGCATTATGGATTCGGAGAACGTCTCCGGCGAGAACGTCCGGGAGAACATCCTGGTCGACGAGCCGACCTGTCACTCCTGTCCGGTCGCCTGCAAGAAGGAAGTCGAGGTGCAGGCGATGCACAAGGGCGAGGAGATGAACGTCCGCACGGAGTCCTACGAGTACGAGTCCGCGTGGGCGCTCGGCCCGAACTCCGGCCACGTCGAACGTGACAAGATCGCCGTGATGCTCGACCGGTGTAACGACGTCGGCGTCGACACCATCGACGTTGGCAACACCATGGCGATGGCGATGGAGATGACCGAGGAGGGCAAACTCGACGAGCTCGGCGACGGCCTGGACTGGGGCGACGCCGAGACGATGATCGACATGATCGAGATGATCGCCCACCGCGAGACGGAACTCGCGGACCATCTCGCTGAGGGGCCGGACCACCTCGCAGAGGAGTTCGATGCCCACACCAACTCGCTGGCGGTCAAGGGCCAGACGATGGCGGCTTACGACCCGCGCTGTATGAAGGGGATGGCAATCGGGTACGCGACCTCGAACCGCGGCGCGTGTCACCTGCGCGGCTACACGCCGGCGGCTGAGATTCTCGGCATCCCGGAGAAGGTCGACCCGCGAGAGTGGGAGGGCAAAGGCGAGCTGTGTGCCACCTTCCAGGACCTGCACGCTATCAGCGACTCCTTCGACATCTGCAAGTTCAACGCCTTCGCCGAAGGCATCGAGGAGTACGTCCTGCAGTACAACGGCATGACTGGGCTGGACGTGAGCGAGGAGGAACTGATGGAGGCCGGCGAGCGCGTCTACAACCTCGAACGGTACTACAACAACCTCGCGGGCTTCGACGGGTCCGACGACGACCTGCCAAACCGGTTCGTGGAGGGCGACGAGCACGCGATGCCGGCACAGGGCGGTTCCGAGGGCGAACTCGCGGAACTCTCGAAGATGAAAGACGAGTACTACGAGGTGCGTGACTGGGAGAACGGTGTCGTTCCCGACGAGAAACTCGATGAACTTGGCATCGACATCGGTCCCGGAACCGGCGTCAGCTCCGGTGGCGCAGCGGCACCGAGCGACGACTGA